A window from Azoarcus sp. DD4 encodes these proteins:
- a CDS encoding GNAT family N-acetyltransferase — protein sequence MQRSAYGDAYQESAAVLGAKLSLAAGASWLAEAGDGVLGYVFAHGWVATPPPLHVALDAVPAGERVGFLHDLAVLPQGRGGGVAARLFERVVAWAQAEGLTRLTLVALADAQAYWRRKGFVPLAPADGAVLPAAYGKGAIFMAFDLAAVDSPLAACVSNADLA from the coding sequence GTGCAGCGGTCCGCCTATGGTGACGCGTACCAGGAGTCGGCCGCGGTACTCGGTGCCAAGTTGTCGCTCGCAGCAGGCGCCAGCTGGCTGGCAGAGGCGGGCGATGGCGTGCTGGGCTACGTGTTCGCCCACGGCTGGGTGGCGACTCCGCCGCCGCTGCATGTCGCACTCGACGCAGTCCCGGCCGGTGAGCGGGTTGGTTTCCTTCATGACCTTGCCGTCCTGCCTCAAGGGCGTGGCGGCGGCGTGGCTGCTCGTCTGTTCGAGCGGGTTGTCGCCTGGGCGCAGGCGGAGGGGCTGACGCGCCTGACGCTGGTGGCGCTTGCCGACGCGCAGGCCTACTGGCGTCGCAAGGGGTTTGTGCCGCTGGCGCCTGCGGACGGTGCCGTCCTGCCGGCAGCTTACGGCAAGGGTGCGATCTTCATGGCGTTCGACCTCGCCGCGGTCGACTCGCCGCTCGCCGCCTGCGTGTCGAACGCTGATCTAGCGTAG